AATTAGTATGCATTTATATAATCCCGATTGTTTTTCAGGAGCCCGTCGAATTATGAACATTGATGACTTACCTCCAGAAATACTGTCGGAAATATTTTCCCATTTATCTTTCGAAGACATCATCATTGCTCAAAATGTTTCCCATCGTTGgaatcatatttttttgaacTCGACGATATGGCACAATATTAATGTCACGTGTGATTCCGACAAGGCAAACTATTTAGATCTGATTACGAAGATCTGCGACTATGCCGATCTTATTAAGAATATAACAATACGAGGAATGAAATCGGAAGGCAGCATCAATTCACTCATGCAAAATTGTACCGAATTGAATAAGATGCACATGATTATGTGTAGATTCAATGAATCGACTATACATAATGTAAGAAATTTGAAGAATCTCACTGTTTTGTGGATTAAGAATTGTTATGTACTAAAAAAACTCGAAGGGAATCAAGACTGGGACATCGACTTTAGCGCGTTGACCAATCTCAAAAACTTGTTGCTGTCAGATTTTGGGCTGAGCGACCGTAATTTCGACGGTCTGCTTTTGTGCGATAAAATAGTATActtagatattagaaaaattaagaaTGTATCTCAAGACAATATAAGAAAAATACTCGCTCAAAGTAAGACCAGATTGAAAGCCTTAGGTTTGTATGGAGGGGAGTCTTACAATGATCTGTTAATGGAATATATATCCGAGTGCAGTAAATTGAAGAGTTTATCGATATTGAGGTGTGATAATTTAACAGATAAAAGTCTCGTGCACTTGAATAAGATTAATCCGGTCAAATTAGAGCTgtggaataataataatttcacagACAAGTCTTTGTACGGTGTTTTTTCAAACGAAAAGTGGTCTGATTTGGAATATTTGAGCCTGTCTAAGATACGTCATGTAACCAAAGAGACGCTCAAGCTGTTGTCAGTACGGTGCACAAAACTGCAGTTCATCGGATTGTACAGATGTCCGGAATTATCCACGAACGAGTTGAACTTGAACGAGCTATTTCCATCAGTGATGATATTTTACGAAGGTGGATgaaatttagtttattttttataatatttatataataaatagtctAGAAGACTTATTCAATGTTAATTTAAGATTATTGAATCGtatcatattaaatttgattgaaaGTTAAAAGAGTGTTTTACTTCCAAGTTTAATTGTACCCGCTTCGAATTAAAAGATTTGGAAAATtgttacataattttattaacaaacaatttttttttttaacacaataaGGACAAAACTTTTATATTCAACATTTTCATCAACAAAactatatttgtttattaaataagtatGATTATAATATGCAAATCACAAATATGTTGTTTGGCTAAAGtcagaattaaaaataaatatttttttttttgtatttaaaatcgaaagacaaaaacaaaaagaaaaatcataaataaaaattcaacaaaaatgATGCacgaaaacaataaatttaaattaaatataataaatgaagggaaaaatgacaatgaaaaaaaaggaatatgATGAACgcttcaatattaaaatatatttcttatataaaaatagtctgaacaatatttaaatacaatttacaATAATGTTtcaacacacatatacatatattcaaatacatacatatatacatagatgaaacACAAGAGTAACGGCGCGTACAAAAATCAAACTTTTTGTACATCTTTAAAATGACTAAAAACTCTATTCATATATTGTTTTGCGAATAAAATAACTCGAAACCTTAAAATTATCCATTCAATATTTCTTAAAACAACCACAAAAAACTTCATCGAAAGGGACTGATgataaaatcacaataaaaataattaaaataatgaacccTTCCAAAGCATATcgtattgcatatacatacatacatatgtatataggtaaaatatttttcattctttttaataaataaacggtAAGTTAAAGTATAAAGCCTGTGTAATCCAATCCTTCtaaaatgcaatatttatttGTCATGATGATTCGAAACAAtagtgaagattttttttaattaaacctaAAAATTTGACAAGACACCGAGGAAACAGTGATAATTATCTTTTGTATCGTCCTTTGATAAGTTGTAATGCCTTTTGCATGAGCGGCGCTTTCTTTGGTTTGATAAAAGTGCTAGTTCTGACTGGTTGGGTGGACGACGAAGATCCGACGCCGACAGCTGATGCTGCATTGAAAACAGTACTATTCGCTAGAGCCGCTACTCGAGCTGCCGGACTGGCCACAGCCTTCCTAGCTGTACCGTGTATAGCCTGAAAACCACACAATCATTACTCacaatactatatacatatatttaaatcagaCATGGAAATGTATCGACCTGCTTCCGAGCTATATTCCTCGGAGGTTTGACTATGCTATCCACGTAAGCCATCTTGGTTTGTCGGACCGGTAGCGATTTATCTTGCGATAGTTTTATATTAGCAGTCAAAGATTTGAGCTTCGCCTCTTGCTCGTCACAGCATCTCTGAAAATTGAGACAATGAGTGATTTTACCCAATgattattaaatcaaatatacgTGTGAATGTTCAATCATTACCATATACATTTCCCTCCACGATTCCATTTCTTGCCTTTGCTTATTTCTGAATCTTTTGCTGCAATGGCTTTGCCATAGAGGATCCGTGTCTTCGATCAAATACGGATTGAAGTGTTCCAACGTGAATAGTTGATCAGGAGTGGCTTTATCGACGACgggttttattatttcatacggAACTCCCCCGGTATATTCCAAAGCTGTAAATAAATACGATATTGtgttattatttatcaatattgaaatagtattagtcttctatggaagctttgcgcgacaagtctgtagcgcggctgtcttccatagaatttctgaactttgcacgggattttgagccttatatgcgcctatttcaactgttttaaggttcaaaattggttgaatatattactgacagttgaatgccatctattcaatttgcttaaaatgaatatataccagtcaaaattagtttatgtgacgtcacgtctgttgaacaatggctatacgatacgtctcaattgtatgaagaatgattatttgacaattaagccaaaactacgagatatattatgtattttattgtttaaaataatacttaatgtgttaattaacatatctggttacttgagtaaatattaaaatctgtatttaagggcgaaaactcgattgccaaattcgcgaaaaaggtgccgccgcgtatagggcttgttcgctatatttattgccgcgggcaaagggttaaaacttACCGCTGATGTTTTCTTGCAAGACGGTGACACAGAGTTCGTACAGCGATGGCATGCATCCGTGTACTGTTTTGTTTCCAGAAAACACTTTGGTTCTGTCAAAGTGAAAGATTTTGTTTAGTCCAGAGCAAAATTTtgatgtattaataaataaaatatgctattTACCGTTGATTTTTTGTATTCATGACAACGTTGAGGGCTTCCTCTTCGGATATTGACGGAAAAGGATTATCTATTAGCTTAGGTGGAGGTCGTGGAACATAATTCGGAGATATGTCAGGTAGTGCCGAGATGGATACTGTCAACGGAGCCAGAGGTGCAAGTTTTGACGATGTTTGAAGAAGTGAAGGAGTAGcctgatataaaaataattgaaaaatcagtTTTAAACATTACAAATGTTCTGTTTGAGTTATCGGTAAAGATTGTTAGTTACATCTTCTTTAGAATTTTGCTTATAAGACGTATCGTTGGGAGATTCTGAAGATTCTGACATCAATTTAGAACCACTTGCAGATTTCTTTTTCGACGAAATACTCGACTTAGATGGTGAGATCATTCCGAGTGCTTCGGCAAAGCTGGCTCCTTAAAAAAAAGAATTGAACAATGCAAATCGTTCTAAATGCGAATAAAAGAATAGGTTTCATTATTAAAGTAATTACCTGAGCCTCCATCAATTCCGTCGCCAGTTTGattgatcatttttctttttttgctcTCGGGTGCACATTCAGGTGAATCCCGATGCTTTTGTTTCAAATCTGACTTTGAGTTGTTGTCTTTCGGTAAGCTATGCTTAGATCTCTCGCGTTTGGTCTCATCTCTAGATTCTTTCTTCCTAGATTCAGAAGAGTCCCTAGAATCCTTTTTAACGACCGTATCATGGTCTGAAGATGTACTTTTTTCATTGTGACTTTTGTGTTTATcggaagattttttatttttatcagaaCTGTGCCTGTCTTTGTCTGAATGCTTGTCTTTGTGATGCTTGCTTCTTTCGCTGTGATGTGAATGACCGTCTTTGCTACTAGAATGCTTGCTTCTGCTGCTGGATCCACTTTGATCTTTGTCAGCTTTGTCCGATTCTTTCGAGCGTTTCTCTTTACTGTCGGATTTTCTCTCTTTCTCCAACAGTCTTTCTTTTTCATCGAGCTTTTCATACTTCCGATGTAAATCGACTATTTGGGACGAACTTCCTCGAGAGTGTTTATCGTGAGAATCACTAGCTTTTCTAGAATCGTCGTTGGACTTTGTTTTTTCACTGCGGTCTCTCGATGAACTTTTACTAGAGCTAGAATCATTACTGCTTGACTTATGTTTGGACTTGTGCTTTTCAGATTTTTCTCTGTGGTGCGAGTGCTTATTTTTACTGCTAGAGGAACTGTGAGAGTTAGAATCTTTCGAAGATTTGTGTGATGACTTTTTCGCTGGAGGTGATTCGGGTTCCGATTCATCGTCAGATAAACTCTTTTGATTACCGCGCTCCTCACGGTCACTGCCGTAATCGTGATAATCTTCATTTCCCGAAGCGGTTTCTACACGATCATTATCGTTCGCTTTCAGTTCATGTTCTTCTTCCTCACTATCGTTGTTATCGTCGCTTGCATTGGGTGATTCGACTTTTGGAGAATGAGAACGCTCATATTCTttctaaaaagaaaaacatcACCCAAGCCTGAAGTAACAGGAGAAGAAAATCCTTGCAGATAAATTTAGTTACAACtgattttacaaaattaattgAACACGACTAACTAAATGCAACTTTTCaagaattatttcaatttaagttaaattcaaatcatataaaaattataagcacttaaaatataaatacatattcaagTACCTCTCTACtataattaggttttttatctGATTTATCCTCAATTCTTTGTTTTTCCCGTTTCTTTTCTCTTTGCCTGAGATCGTTCTCTTCTTCTTCTCGATGCGACGTGGATTTTTTA
The nucleotide sequence above comes from Arctopsyche grandis isolate Sample6627 chromosome 4, ASM5162203v2, whole genome shotgun sequence. Encoded proteins:
- the LOC143910573 gene encoding F-box and leucine-rich repeat protein 13-like; the encoded protein is MNIDDLPPEILSEIFSHLSFEDIIIAQNVSHRWNHIFLNSTIWHNINVTCDSDKANYLDLITKICDYADLIKNITIRGMKSEGSINSLMQNCTELNKMHMIMCRFNESTIHNVRNLKNLTVLWIKNCYVLKKLEGNQDWDIDFSALTNLKNLLLSDFGLSDRNFDGLLLCDKIVYLDIRKIKNVSQDNIRKILAQSKTRLKALGLYGGESYNDLLMEYISECSKLKSLSILRCDNLTDKSLVHLNKINPVKLELWNNNNFTDKSLYGVFSNEKWSDLEYLSLSKIRHVTKETLKLLSVRCTKLQFIGLYRCPELSTNELNLNELFPSVMIFYEGG
- the LOC143910440 gene encoding uncharacterized protein LOC143910440, giving the protein MDVRREVTTILQCRSDVRGDRVQAAGISWSPGPPSVGQSRVFPSACQPVSLSTCRRLPAPEDMAEPLHAVKHYQRVLERSQHDHKRMLRCIEKLYHLPVTVQLLQDTGVGRTVNALRKGEGEVATAARTVIAKWKQMVADEEEEIENQQAEYNENHQNSPPPSTDNDRVSEKSYRSSSSRHERDDDYKKSTSHREEEENDLRQREKKREKQRIEDKSDKKPNYSREKEYERSHSPKVESPNASDDNNDSEEEEHELKANDNDRVETASGNEDYHDYGSDREERGNQKSLSDDESEPESPPAKKSSHKSSKDSNSHSSSSSKNKHSHHREKSEKHKSKHKSSSNDSSSSKSSSRDRSEKTKSNDDSRKASDSHDKHSRGSSSQIVDLHRKYEKLDEKERLLEKERKSDSKEKRSKESDKADKDQSGSSSRSKHSSSKDGHSHHSERSKHHKDKHSDKDRHSSDKNKKSSDKHKSHNEKSTSSDHDTVVKKDSRDSSESRKKESRDETKRERSKHSLPKDNNSKSDLKQKHRDSPECAPESKKRKMINQTGDGIDGGSGASFAEALGMISPSKSSISSKKKSASGSKLMSESSESPNDTSYKQNSKEDATPSLLQTSSKLAPLAPLTVSISALPDISPNYVPRPPPKLIDNPFPSISEEEALNVVMNTKNQRTKVFSGNKTVHGCMPSLYELCVTVLQENISALEYTGGVPYEIIKPVVDKATPDQLFTLEHFNPYLIEDTDPLWQSHCSKRFRNKQRQEMESWREMYMRCCDEQEAKLKSLTANIKLSQDKSLPVRQTKMAYVDSIVKPPRNIARKQAIHGTARKAVASPAARVAALANSTVFNAASAVGVGSSSSTQPVRTSTFIKPKKAPLMQKALQLIKGRYKR